In the genome of Saccopteryx leptura isolate mSacLep1 chromosome 10, mSacLep1_pri_phased_curated, whole genome shotgun sequence, one region contains:
- the TCTA gene encoding T-cell leukemia translocation-altered gene protein: protein MAESWSGQSLQALPATVLGALGALGSEFLREWEAQDMRVTLFKLLLLWLALSLLGIQLAWGFYGSTVTGLYHRPGLGGQNGSTPDGPTHFPSWETAANEPLKTHKE from the exons ATGGCGGAGTCTTGGTCTGGGCAATCTTTGCAGGCTTTGCCGGCCACCGTGCTGGGCGCTCTGGGCGCCCTGGGCAGCGAATTTCTGCGGGAGTGGGAGGCGCAGGACATGCGCGTGACCCTCTTCAAGCTGCTGTTGCTGTGGTTGGCGTTAAGTCTCCTGGGCATCCAGCTGGCGTGGGGGTTCTACGGGAGCACGGTGACCGGGCTGTATCACCGCCCAG GTCTGGGCGGCCAGAACGGATCCACACCTGATGGCCCCACGCATTTCCCTTCGTG GGAAACAGCAGCAAATGAACCTCTCAAAACCCACAAGGAATAA